In the genome of Streptomyces racemochromogenes, one region contains:
- a CDS encoding DUF305 domain-containing protein: MTVKRSLIRRTAALTAAATAALVLAACGGKAGSGSSAHGGHEATASASASTSAKPSAGAPQAANNAADTAFAKGMIPHHRQAVEMADLAATRAESAEVKELAAEIKKAQDPEIKTLSGWLTAWGEQVPAADAAQGGHAGHSMAGMMTGEEMDQLTGASGKAFDTAFLDLMVKHHEGAVAMAKTEQADGRYQPAKDMAAAIVSSQSAEITRMNKLLGKG; this comes from the coding sequence ATGACCGTCAAGCGTTCCCTGATCCGCCGCACCGCCGCGCTGACCGCGGCCGCCACCGCCGCCCTCGTCCTCGCCGCCTGCGGAGGGAAGGCCGGCTCCGGCTCCTCGGCTCACGGCGGCCACGAGGCCACGGCGTCCGCCTCCGCGTCCACCTCCGCCAAGCCTTCCGCCGGAGCGCCGCAGGCCGCCAACAACGCCGCCGACACCGCCTTCGCCAAGGGGATGATCCCGCACCACCGCCAGGCGGTGGAGATGGCGGACCTCGCCGCGACCCGTGCCGAGTCGGCCGAGGTCAAGGAGCTCGCCGCCGAGATCAAGAAGGCCCAGGACCCGGAGATCAAGACGCTGTCCGGCTGGCTGACGGCCTGGGGCGAGCAGGTCCCGGCGGCCGACGCCGCGCAGGGCGGGCACGCCGGGCACTCCATGGCCGGCATGATGACCGGCGAGGAGATGGACCAGCTCACCGGGGCCTCCGGCAAGGCCTTCGACACCGCGTTCCTCGACCTGATGGTCAAGCACCACGAGGGTGCCGTCGCCATGGCCAAGACGGAGCAGGCCGACGGCAGGTACCAGCCCGCCAAGGACATGGCCGCGGCCATCGTCAGCTCGCAGAGCGCCGAGATCACCCGGATGAACAAGCTCCTCGGCAAGGGCTGA
- a CDS encoding SpoIIE family protein phosphatase — MNEQVPVDELISSAAQAAGGWLGALPVALVATGADGTVVRWNQTAQELLGYTPPQMLGRNIADLLHPGADRSLGRSLWEAAASGRGVMGTVTAWHRDGHPLEVEIWASPVSDRQHGSTVLVFAADAHVARRIRGSSAVWDGLFARSPVGIAILDTQLRFLQVNAALEAMNGLPESAHVGRRLAEILPEVNALEMEEAMRQVLETGKPVLDRRRVGRTPSEPDHDRVWSCSYVRVEDPARMPIGVIASLVDITEQQRDHVEAEAGRRRLALLSEASMRVGSSLDLERTAQELADLAVPRLADAVTVDVLDALARGDEPGMGLTGGAALRRLGRAPLSGSRVTDILAPLGRTLTFPVTAPYTQALAARQPFLVARLDDKAVAPAARHTSKPAQLLVAGVHSFVMAPLVARESVLGVATFYRTRPIGPFTAEDVTLAGELAARAALSIDNARLYHREHETAVILQRSMLPQHITPPPGIEVSHRYLPASDVNEVGGDWYDVLALSGGKAALLIGDVMGHGIAAAAVMGRLSASVRSLSRLDLSPVQLLHQLEAALADLAEPMLATFLYVVCDPATGRCTVTRAGHPPPALALPDGTVRLLDTPPGVPLGVGGIAFTPTEVEVPPGSLLVLYTDGLIEARGSDLDERLGELTQLLADPQRQLDHLCDSLITHLVPAAADDDIALMVARVGG, encoded by the coding sequence GTGAACGAACAGGTCCCGGTCGACGAGCTGATCAGCAGCGCCGCGCAGGCCGCCGGCGGCTGGCTGGGCGCGCTGCCCGTCGCACTCGTCGCCACCGGCGCCGACGGGACCGTCGTCCGCTGGAACCAGACCGCGCAGGAGCTGCTGGGCTACACCCCGCCCCAGATGCTCGGACGCAACATCGCCGACCTCCTGCACCCGGGAGCCGACCGCAGCCTCGGCCGCTCCCTGTGGGAGGCCGCCGCCTCCGGACGCGGGGTGATGGGCACCGTCACCGCCTGGCACCGCGACGGGCACCCCCTGGAGGTCGAGATCTGGGCCTCCCCGGTCTCCGACCGGCAGCACGGCTCGACGGTGCTCGTCTTCGCCGCCGACGCCCACGTCGCCCGCCGCATCCGCGGCTCCTCGGCGGTCTGGGACGGCCTCTTCGCCCGCTCGCCCGTCGGCATCGCCATCCTCGACACCCAGCTGCGCTTCCTCCAGGTCAACGCCGCCCTCGAAGCCATGAACGGCTTGCCCGAATCGGCGCACGTCGGACGCCGCCTCGCCGAGATCCTCCCCGAGGTCAACGCCCTGGAGATGGAGGAGGCCATGCGGCAGGTCCTGGAGACCGGGAAACCGGTCCTGGACCGCCGCCGCGTCGGCCGGACCCCCTCCGAACCGGACCACGACCGCGTCTGGTCCTGCTCCTACGTCCGGGTGGAGGACCCCGCCCGCATGCCGATCGGCGTGATCGCCTCCCTCGTCGACATCACCGAGCAGCAGCGCGACCACGTCGAAGCCGAAGCCGGCCGGCGCCGCCTCGCCCTGCTCAGCGAGGCCAGCATGCGCGTCGGCTCCAGCCTCGACCTGGAACGCACCGCACAGGAGCTCGCCGACCTCGCCGTACCGCGCCTCGCCGACGCCGTCACCGTCGACGTCCTCGACGCCCTCGCCCGCGGGGACGAACCCGGCATGGGGCTGACCGGCGGCGCGGCCCTGCGCCGGCTCGGCCGGGCCCCCCTGTCCGGATCCCGGGTCACCGACATCCTCGCCCCCCTCGGCCGGACCCTCACCTTCCCCGTGACCGCCCCGTACACCCAGGCCCTCGCCGCACGCCAGCCCTTCCTCGTCGCCCGCCTCGACGACAAGGCCGTGGCCCCCGCCGCGCGCCACACGTCGAAACCCGCCCAGCTGCTCGTCGCGGGGGTGCACTCCTTCGTCATGGCGCCCCTCGTCGCCCGGGAATCCGTGCTCGGCGTCGCCACCTTCTACCGCACCCGCCCCATCGGGCCGTTCACCGCCGAGGACGTCACCCTCGCCGGGGAACTCGCCGCCCGCGCCGCGCTCAGCATCGACAACGCCCGGCTCTACCACCGCGAACACGAGACCGCCGTCATCCTCCAGCGCAGCATGCTCCCGCAGCACATCACCCCGCCGCCCGGCATCGAGGTCAGCCACCGCTACCTGCCCGCGAGCGACGTCAACGAGGTCGGCGGCGACTGGTACGACGTCCTCGCCCTGTCCGGGGGCAAGGCCGCCCTCCTCATCGGCGACGTGATGGGCCACGGCATCGCCGCCGCCGCGGTCATGGGCCGGCTCTCCGCCTCCGTACGCTCCCTCTCGCGTCTGGACCTCTCACCCGTACAGCTGCTGCACCAGCTCGAGGCCGCGCTGGCGGACCTCGCCGAACCGATGCTGGCCACCTTCCTCTACGTCGTCTGCGACCCGGCCACCGGCCGCTGCACGGTCACACGCGCCGGACACCCCCCGCCGGCCCTCGCCCTCCCGGACGGAACCGTCCGCCTCCTCGACACCCCGCCCGGGGTCCCGCTGGGCGTCGGGGGCATCGCGTTCACCCCCACCGAGGTCGAAGTGCCTCCGGGCAGCCTCCTCGTCCTCTACACCGACGGCCTCATCGAGGCGCGCGGCAGCGACCTCGACGAGCGGCTCGGCGAACTGACCCAGCTGCTCGCCGACCCCCAGCGCCAGCTGGACCACCTCTGCGACTCGCTGATCACCCACCTCGTCCCGGCGGCGGCCGACGACGACATCGCCCTGATGGTCGCCCGCGTCGGCGGCTGA